From the Terriglobia bacterium genome, the window TAACGGCGCGGCGGTAGCCGGCGCCAGGGTGACGGCAAAAAATCAGGAAACCAGCCAGACGCGCGAAGGCACGACCGACCAGGATGGCCGGGCGGTCTTCTCCCTGCTGAATGTGGGAAGGTACGAGATTACGATTGAGGCCAAAGGGTTCAAGAAGGCCGTGATTCGCGACACCGTGGTGAACGTGGGCTCGGTGATCACGCTGCCGGAGGCTCTGCAGATCGGCGGAGTGACCGAGAGCGTGGAAGTGAGCGCGGAGCAGATCGCGCCGATCGAGACAGAGAAGACGGAAGTGAGCACGGTGATCCAGTCGCAGCAGGTGCGCGAGCTGCCGCTGAACCAGCGGAGCTTCACGGCGCTGGTGACGCAGGAAGCGGGGATCGTATCGCTGACCAACACGTCGGGGAACTCGAACCAGACGCCGACGAGCGTGGCGTTTGCGCAGGGCTCGCAGATCAGCGCGAACGGGCAGGTGTCGCAGTCCATGGCGTACTTGGTGGACGGCGTAAACATCAACAACACGGGATTCGGAGCGCCGGGCACGGCGGCAGGCGGGGACATCCCGGGCGTGGAATCGATCCAGGAATTTCAGATCCTGAGCCACAACTACAGTGCGGCGTACGGCGGGTCGGCGGGAGCGGTGGTCAGCTTCGCGACGCGCAGCGGTGGGAATAATTTCCACGGCAACCTGTATGAATTCCTGCGCAACGACAAACTGGATGCGCTGGCGTTCTTCGATCATCAGGTAATCAACGGACAGCAGATCCCCAAGCCGCCCTTCAAGCGCAACCAGTTCGGAGGCACGATCGGCGGCCCGATCAAGAAGGACAAGACGTTCTTCTTCACGAATTACGAAGCGCTGCGGCAACGGCTGACGACCACGGGTATCGGCAACGTGCCGACAGATTGCGCGCGGAATGGCGGGGTGGGCGGCACCTGCGCGTTCCCGGTTGTGGATGAATTGGGCAATCCGGTAGCCATTTCCCCTGGAGTTCAATCCATCTTGAATATGTATCCGCATGCCAACGGGACAGACTTCGGGAACGGTATCGCGCAGTATATTTTCGCCAATGCACAGCCGGTGCGGCAGGATTTCGGACTGATCCGCTTTGACCATGCCATCAGCAACAAGGATAACTTCATGGGCCGGTACTCGGTGACCGACGCGGAAGGCTCGAATGTGTACTTCCTGCCGAGCTATTCGTTCGCCAAGTACAACCGGCTGCAGAGCCTGATTTTGAAATGGACGCGGACGATCACCAACAACCTGACGAACACGGCGAGCTTCGGATTTGTGCGCTCGCTGACGCAAGCGGTGGTGACGCCGACCTCGCCGCTGGATCCCAACGCGTACACGGGGAATCCGGCAAGAGAAGTGGTGGGGACGATTTCCGTAGGCTCCGCCACATCGGGAAATACGAGCGGGTCGGTCTCGACGATTGGCTTGGATAACTGGGGGCCATTCCGGGGGGCCAATAACACGTTCCCGATCAACGACGACCTGATCTATACGCACGGGAAGCACACGGTGCGGGTGGGTGGCGAAATCGTGCCGCACCAGTGGAATTGGGATAAGGGCAATCTGATCGGCGGTGGCTGGACGTTTAACTCACTGAACGATCTGCTCGCCGGAAATCCAGCGGTGCTGATTATCCGCGTGGATGGGGCCAACCCGCACTGGAAGTTCCGGACCAAGCAGTTCGCCTGGTATGCAGAAGATACCTGGAGAGCGAAATCCAACGTGACGGTTACGGTGGGATTGCGGCACGAATTCCAGGCGCCGGTTCTTTCGGAAACGCACGGGCGGCTTGGGAATACGAGTTCACGCACATCCGCGGACGTCGTCGCGGGAGCGCCGTACCACAACTACTCGCTGAAGCAGTTCCAGCCACGCATCGGGATCTCCTGGGATCCGTTCAAGGACGGGAAGACGGTGGTGCGGACGGGCTTCGGTCTGTTCAACGACTTCATCCCGCTGGAAGCGGTGGCGGGCGAGCTAAGCTACAACGACCCGAACCCCACGCTGAACGCATTTTTCGGGGCGCCGATTGCTCCGGGATATCTTCCGGAGATCCCGTTCCCGAATTGCGTGACGTTGACCTTTAACTGCACCGCGGCTACGGGCTACCCGGGGTTGTTGGTTGGCGTGCTGGAGCCGGTGCGCGCACCGACCTCGGCGCAGTGGAACCTGGGAGTGGAACGGCAGCTGCCCGGAGGAGTGAAGGTAGGCCTGACGTATACGGGCTCGTCCACGTGGAACATCATGCGCGGTGTCGAAGGCAATTCCAGCCTGCCATGCAGCGTGGATGCCAATGGCAATCCGTACTTCGGCCCGACGGTTGGGGCGTGCGGGACGGCGGCCCCGGCAATTCTCAGCAAGGCATTTACGCTCTATGCCGTCGTGTTTGACGCGCATTCGTTCTACCATGCGGGGACGCTAAGCCTGAGCCGTACCTTCGGCAAGTCGTTGGGGTTCAATACCAGCCTGACGTGGGCCAAGGCGATCTCCGAATCCGACACCAACAACAGCGGCGCCATCCTGCTGGGGAACGCGTCGCACAGTGAAGACCCGCTCAATCGGCACGTGGACCGCTCGGAATCGCTGATCAGTTTCCGCCGCCGGTTTACCGGGAACATGGTCTATTCGCTGCCGTTCGGAAGTGGCCAACGGTACCTGAAGGATGCGCACGGCATCACGCAGGGGATCTTCGGCGGGTGGCAGTTCAATATGTTGGCGGAAGTGCGTGATGGCGCGCCCTTCTCCGTCCTGGCTGGCTTTGGGATCACCAATGTGGGTGACGCCCTGACCTACCCGGACCGGCCAAACCAGTTGAGGCCGAATCCGGTGATCGGGGATCCAAATATGTATTTCGATCCGAAAGCCTATGCCCTGCAGGCCCCGGGCTACCTTGGCACGGCAACCCGCAACTCGGTTGT encodes:
- a CDS encoding TonB-dependent receptor; the protein is MRLSKSFAAMVLPVFACFVILCGAAPSARGQGSVTTGTISVDVTDPNGAAVAGARVTAKNQETSQTREGTTDQDGRAVFSLLNVGRYEITIEAKGFKKAVIRDTVVNVGSVITLPEALQIGGVTESVEVSAEQIAPIETEKTEVSTVIQSQQVRELPLNQRSFTALVTQEAGIVSLTNTSGNSNQTPTSVAFAQGSQISANGQVSQSMAYLVDGVNINNTGFGAPGTAAGGDIPGVESIQEFQILSHNYSAAYGGSAGAVVSFATRSGGNNFHGNLYEFLRNDKLDALAFFDHQVINGQQIPKPPFKRNQFGGTIGGPIKKDKTFFFTNYEALRQRLTTTGIGNVPTDCARNGGVGGTCAFPVVDELGNPVAISPGVQSILNMYPHANGTDFGNGIAQYIFANAQPVRQDFGLIRFDHAISNKDNFMGRYSVTDAEGSNVYFLPSYSFAKYNRLQSLILKWTRTITNNLTNTASFGFVRSLTQAVVTPTSPLDPNAYTGNPAREVVGTISVGSATSGNTSGSVSTIGLDNWGPFRGANNTFPINDDLIYTHGKHTVRVGGEIVPHQWNWDKGNLIGGGWTFNSLNDLLAGNPAVLIIRVDGANPHWKFRTKQFAWYAEDTWRAKSNVTVTVGLRHEFQAPVLSETHGRLGNTSSRTSADVVAGAPYHNYSLKQFQPRIGISWDPFKDGKTVVRTGFGLFNDFIPLEAVAGELSYNDPNPTLNAFFGAPIAPGYLPEIPFPNCVTLTFNCTAATGYPGLLVGVLEPVRAPTSAQWNLGVERQLPGGVKVGLTYTGSSTWNIMRGVEGNSSLPCSVDANGNPYFGPTVGACGTAAPAILSKAFTLYAVVFDAHSFYHAGTLSLSRTFGKSLGFNTSLTWAKAISESDTNNSGAILLGNASHSEDPLNRHVDRSESLISFRRRFTGNMVYSLPFGSGQRYLKDAHGITQGIFGGWQFNMLAEVRDGAPFSVLAGFGITNVGDALTYPDRPNQLRPNPVIGDPNMYFDPKAYALQAPGYLGTATRNSVVGPGFMQWDMSFGKKFQIGERSSLQFRAEIFNFLNHPNFGLPANQLYVPTPQFASLPTQAQLDALPCVLTAVQSLTTSCNPQAGLITATVGIPRQIQFGLKYTF